From the Chitinivibrionia bacterium genome, the window TGTTTGCGGCTTCGGCGGCTTCGCGCGCGAGGTCGAGTTCGGCAGTCCGCTTTTTGACGAGCTTTTCAAGTTCCCTGCTCATTCGACGGCTTTTTACAAGAAACACCACCACAAGAATGAGGATTAAAAACAAAAGCACCGCAACAAACACGATAAACGGCTGTCGCGCCTCCTGAATTTTTCCGCGGTAATCGTAATTCTTTTTCATCCAATAATCTTTTATGTTCTGTATTTCAATATTATTGAGCGCTTTTTTGATTATCGAACGCAAAACGTCGGCGTTTTTGTCAATTCCCGCTATAATATTTAAGTTGTAATCAAAAATTATATTTGCGTTAAAGTTTGGAAGTTCGAGATAATTGGATAAATACCAAAGATTTTCGTATTTTGCCATAACCAAATCCACGTCGCCGTTTATTAAAGCGTCAAACGCATTGGCGATACAATCGTAATAAACCGTATTATTGTGAAACGGAAACCACTTTTCAAAGGTTTCGGCGGACAAAGTGTTCCTCGCCAAACCGACCCTGTGATACAAAACATCATAAATTCTGAGGTCGGGCAAATCCACGTTTGAAATCAACGCGTATCTGTCGGATATTTTCATTCTCGGCAATAATTCAAAACCGCTTGCCAATTCGTTCGCAAAAATAATCTGAGAAAAACATTGCGCATTTTCACTTTTTTCACACGTTAAATACTCAAATCTAAGCCCCGAAAGCTCGGATATTGCGTTAAATATATAAGGAAATATGCCTCTCCATTTATCTTCGCGACGGCAGTAAAAACTTATGGGATAATGGCTCGAATACGCGTTTATGAACACAGTCGGACTATCGGCTATAAATCGGCGTTCTTCCTCGCTCAACTGAGAACGAAACTTGAATTTTCCATACTCGAATTGCGCCTGTCTGTGCCATTCGTTTATATTTCGGCGCATATCGACGTTCTGAAGAGCCCTGTCGATAACCGAAATAACAGCTTTCAGATTTGTATCCTGCGTTGCAATGGAAACAGGCATAAATCGCAAAGGAAAAAACCGCTCCGAAACTATATCGGGATGCTGAATAAAGTTAATTTCCGCAGGCATACTGTAATAAAAGGCGTCTATTTTCCCGCTTCTCAAAGCGTCGTACACATCATAAAACTCGCTTAATTCAACAATTTCAAAACTGCCCTTTGCCATTTCGCCGGTTGCGGTTTTTATTGTCGCCGCGCCTTCTATAAAACCTGTGCGCACAGGGCGCTCTTTTGCTATTTCTTCAAGCGGTCTGCCGCCGTAAAGACGAAAAATCATCAGATTTCGTAAAGCGATAAAATCCGTCATAGAAAATCTCTTCTGACGTTCGGGCGTGGACGTCAATTCTCCCGTAAAAGACACTTCTCCCCTACTTAGCCTCTCATACAAATCAAAACGGTCAAACAGCGCGGGTTTAAACGGAATTCCGAAAAGTTCCGTAAGCCAATCGGTAATAAAAACCGAAAAACCGCTGATTTCGCCGTTATGATTTTTATACATTTCTATGCTAAGAGGCATACCGTAAATAAAATACGAATATTGTTCGCGAAGCGCAGTTATCGCCAGTATCTCATCTTCGGTTATTCCGGGAATATCGCGATACGAAGAAAACACGTTTAAGTCGCTTGATTGTTCTAAACTGCGGTCTTTACAAGCTGACAGAATTATCGACAAAAATATTGCCGACAACAACATATATATTTTAAGAATCTTCATCTTTCCTCCTAAATTCCGTCATTTTTTTCACAGTACAAGACTCAAAAGAAATATGTATCCTTTATAAATATCAGCGAGTATGCAGAGGTGTAATCTCCGCATTTTAGTATTTTTCGCACCGATAATATAATATTTGTTTTGAGCCAATGCGGGAAATTTAATGAAAAAGAGAGATATTTCAGTTGTTTGTTTATGTTTGGGGGAATTTTTTGCGGGAAAATGAAAAGAAATGAGCCAAGGCATTGCCTTGGCTCTACAAAAACGACCAAAAAAAATCTTATCTGTTTACGCCAATCCTTGCGGAATATAAATACCGTCTTCCGCTAACAGTTGTTGCTTCGGCGATGATTAGGTATGCGCCGTTGGCAACGAGGCGACCGTTGAAATTCTGCAAATTCCAAATAATTGCACCATCTGCCGTAGGGGCGGGTTTGATACGAAGTGGAGACCCTGTCTCCCAACCCGCCCTTACATCGTTCACCGAAAATACAACATTGCCCAAATTGTCGAAAATCGCCAAATTCACCGTTGCTTGTTCGGGGGTGATTACTGAAATTCTTGCAAAATTCGAGACAATTGCGTTTTCGAGGAATATGCCGTATCGGGTGTCTGTGTTTTGTTTATTGCGAATTGAGGACGGAGCACAGCCGTCTAATTCCGTTAATTGTGGGATTTCTCGTATTTCGCTGTCTGTTTCGGTGCAATCGAGGCAAGGTCTTGTTCTTTCTCTGTTGCCTGCTATATCACAAGTTGCTGTCGTAATGGTGTCCCAAACGCTCCAAGTTCCCCAGAAATGACCTAATTCTGCAATTGGCAGGATTTCCGTGTCTGGTTTGTTGCAGTTGCCGCAAATTCTTGCACGCTCTCTGCTTCCCTCTTCCGTGCAGGTTGCAACCGATGTTGTGTCCCAGACGCTCCAGTTGCTCCAATCGTGTCCTAATGCCGCTATTTCATTGCTTTCGGAGTGATTGCAATTTCGTCTTGTGCAAAACCTTTCTTCTTCCCCTTTTCTTTCACAAGTTGCAGGTGTTGTTTCTTCCCAATCGTCCCATAAATGCCCCAATACTGCTATTGATTTAATTTCGCTGTGGGAACAACCTGCTCTGTCGCAAGTCCCGATTTCTTCGCCTGCTTCCGTGCAAGTTGCTTCTGTTGTTGTTGCCCAAGCAAGCAAGTGTCCCAAGGCATCTGTGATTTCTTCAACATCCGTGTTTAGGGCGCCGCAAATACTGCAAGTTCTTGTTCTGGTTCTCATTTCCGCCTCGGTGCAAGTTGCCGCAGTTATAGTCCAAGCGCTCCAACTGCCTGTGTGATTGCAATAACTGTCTGCAAGCGCTCGCAAATGGGGATAGCCGTTGTTTATTGCGCCGATTATATTCCAAGTATCAGCAAAATCCCAATTCATAAAAGTGCTTTGTTGCCTCATTTGTGTAATGCTTCTATTTCCTGAATTTGCGCTTGTAAAGTCTGGATGAGAACCAACAAATCTGTTTGCGCCGCCCAAAGCATAACTGTTTTCAATTGTAATAGCAAATCCCTCTCTCAGAGTCCCAACCAATCCACCGATATTAACCCCTGTTCCGTTTACGCTCCCTGTTGCATAGCTATTAGTAATATTTGCGTTAGATTCTCCTGCCAGTCCGCCGACACTACTTACTCCAACTACATTTCCTATAGCATAACTATTTTCAATATTGCCACTGTTGACCCCTATCAATCCGCCGATACTATTCCCTGTTCCGCTTACATTTCCTGTAGCATAACTATTAGAAACAGCAGTAGTATTAACCACCCCCCTCACAACTCCCACCAATCCGCCAACGCTACCTCTTCCGCTTACTCTTCCTGTGGCATAACTATTGGTAATAAGCGCTCTTGCCACCCCCACCAATCCACCGATACTACTCCCTGTTCCGCTTACATTTCCTGTGGCGTGACTATTGGTAATTATACCATAACTCTCTCCCACTAATCCGCCTACGGTTGCGTTACCTGTTACATTTACCGAAGTACGGCTATTTTCAATTCTGCCGCCGTTAATATTCAATAACCTGTTGAGCCCTACCAATCCGCCTACCCTATCACTCAGAAATATACGATCACCCTCCACCGCATCTATTCCCCTCACTTCTCCTACTGCATAACAGTTGATAATTTCAGTAATACGAGTTCCACTAATCTCTCCGACAAGTCCGCCTACGCGGGTATGCCCTGTAATATTAACATAAATGCCGAGATTTCTAATTCCTCCTCCACCGCTTATAAACCCGAAAAAACCAATCCACGTTCCAGTCGGTTGATTTATATAAATTCCGCGAACAGCATTGTTGTTTCCGTCAAATGTCCCTCTAAAAGGGCGACCCTGAGTTCCTATAGGTGTCCATTCTTCTCTAAGAGTAATGTCGTTGGCAAGAACAATGGTTTGTCCGCGAAAGTCAGATGCGCCGTTATTAACCCGATTGGCAAACGTAAGCAATTGAAACTCGGTTGATATTGTAATTCGATCCGCATTCCAGTCAATTGCCTGTGCCCATAAATTTACGGCAAGCATTGCTGTCAAAATAAAGATTTTCATAAACTTAATCATTTGGACCCTCCAAGTTCTTTTATGTATTTTTCAACATCAAAACCAATCAATTCACCGCAAGAAGTGCCAATCGGGTGGTGTGGATGCTTGCTCTCGGTCAATTTTATAGCTTTCCAATCAATCTCTTTGTCCTTCATCTTTTCAAGCAACAAATTAAGTGATTTGCTCAAATACTTTTTCTTTTTTATGTTTGCACCCCAGCAAGCCAAAACACTCAATTTAGAATAATCTTTAAGAAATTTTTCGATAACTTCCGCGTTTTTTACAATTAAATCATCATTGTCGGCAGTCGGCAAATTTTTCGGCTTAGTGCTTCTCAACGGGTATAAATTGAGCATAATAAAACTGCCGAAACCGTTCTTTTCAGCAAGTTTCTCTATTCTTGACAGTGTGGGATCAGATTTTTCGTCTGTTGCCGTACTGCAATTCAAACCTATTGCAAACAAGGGGTTGTTGCTCCTGTTTCCGAGAACATAGCGAACTTTATCGCCGTCCTTTTCATTAATTTCATATTTTTTGTTCATACGAGACCGCCTTCCCGCCGATTTTTTACGGCAAAGTTAAAAAATTAAGCAAAAACAGCGAAAGGCTGCTCTGCCGAAATTCATCGTTTCGCCAAAAATTCTGAACATTCCACGCTGAAGTACAGTAGAAATATATGGGCAGAACAGCCCGAGACAGGCGTTCTGTTTTCTACTGCCCAATGGCAGCGCGTTTGAAAAGCAGGGATAAATCCCCGCAATTCAGAATTTTTGGCATAGGTAATATACATTTTTTTTGTAGTGGAGTGGGAGATTATTTTGTATTTGGTGAATTTTGTGGGAAATTGGTGAAAAAGAGAAAGTTGGCGATTATTACCAAGCGAAGTGGTGCGCATTGTGTTTAATAAAACAAGAGGGGGCACCTTTACGATTCCCCCTCTAACACGGCGCATATAGTTTGTCAAAAGACAGGGACCATAAGGCTCTACACAGTAAATATACTATAATTTCCGCAAGAAAAGCAAGTGTTTTTACTCATTTTGTTAAAAATATCGTTTTTTCTCATAGTTATTTAGTATTTTGCTTGTTATTAAGGAGCATTTTTAATGAATTACAGAATTTACGAAATATATTTATCCAAGCCAAGAATAGACAAATACAAAATTGCTTGCGGCGGAGACAAACAAAAAGCAATACTGCTATATTTGCGAAATACCGACATATCCAAAAAGTTTTACACTGTGCTGGGCGTGTGTTTGAGATAGCGTTGAGAAATGCAATTAATATGCATTACAGAACTCATTTTTCAGATAAAGAATGGATTGTAAACCGAATAAATTCTCAGTTTTTTGAAGCGCAATCCGTTGTTTCGATTAACAAACAAAAAAACAAACTAATGGATGCGAACACATATTCTCACGACAGGTTGATAGCGGCGATGAGTTTAGGGTTTTGGACAAGAATGTTTTTTAAGTATCAATACGGAAAAGGGAACAAAACATTACTTCAAATTTTTCCAAACAAAGAAAAGGGAACGGATCGTAAAACAGTAGCGGAAGAATTAGATAAAGTACGATTTTTCAGAAACAAGATAGCGCACTATGAATCCGTCTGTTTTGACAAACAAGGTGAAGTTTCCTTATCTCACGCACAAGATATTTTAGAACTTATAATCAAATACACACAATTCCTTGGTGTCCCAAATGAAATTTTACAACTATCGGAATTGGCAGAACTAAAAAAATTGCTTAGCCAACCTATATTTTCTGAAGATTTATCTTGATTTCAGTGCGGATTGGTTTTGTTATGAATCAGTATTATAATTGAAATTTTTTCTTTTTCTTAATCGGGAATAAAAAACGCGAGGAGGACAAAGCCCTCCCCGCGTTTTTATACAATTTTCACTGTTTTTTTACTCAGCTCTTCGCAACAGACGTCATTTCTTTCACGTATTCCTGAATTGTTTTTACGCTGTAATCTTGTTTTGCGAGCGAATCCATACCCGCAACTGCCGCTTGCGCCGCTTCGATCGTCGTGATATAAGGAGTTTTCTGCAAAATCGCCGCGGTTCTTATCGGTTTGCTGTCGGAAAGCGCGCGCTGTCCTTCGGGAATGTTTATCAGCAAATCAAACTTGTTTTCCTTTATCATATCGACAATGTCGGGCTTGCCCATACCGACTTTCGGAACGGGAATTGCAGGAATTCCGTTATTGTTAAGCATATTTGCTGTCCCGTCGGTCGAATAAATCCTAAAGCCGAGCTCGTGGATTTTCTTCGCCATAAACACTATGTGGCGACGAATTGTATGACGAACGGAAAGGAATACCGAGCCGCTTTTGGGCATTTTGTTGTAAGCGCCCTCTTGCGCCTTTATGTATGCTGTTCCAAAGTCTTTATCCAATCCCATAACCTCGCCCGTCGATTTCATTTCGGGACCAAGCATTGGGTCGGAGCCGGGGAATTTGTTGAACGGAAGCACCGATTCTTTCACCGCAAAAAAGTCCATACTCACCTCGTTTGCCTCGGGAATATCTTTGAGCTTAACACCTGTCATCACTTTTGCGGCGATTTTTGCCCACGCAACTCCCGTCGCTTTTGCCACAAACGGAACTGTGCGGCTTGCGCGCGGGTTAACTTCTATTATATAGATGTCGTTGCCTTCTACCGCAAACTGGATATTCATAAGTCCGACCACGTTGAGTTCCGCGGCAACTTTTTTGGTGATTTCCTTAATTTCTTTTATGATACGTCTGGGCAAAGTGTGCGGCGGCAAAACGCAGGCTGAGTCGCCCGAGTGAATGCCCGCCTCTTCGATATGCTCCAAAATTCCGCAAATCAAAGTATCTGTTCCGTCGGAAACCGCGTCAACATCGACTTCTATCGCGTCTTGCACGAATTTATCGATAAGAACAGGACGGTTTTCGCCAGCTTCTTTCGCCTCGTTTACAAATTTATCGAGACCGTCGGAAGAGTAAATCGTTCTCATTCCGCGACCGCCAAGCACGAAACTCGGACGAAGCAAAATCGGGTATCCGATACGGTTTGCTATTTCGATTGCCTCTTCGGGAGTGCTTGCCATTCCGTTTGCAGGCTGTTTTATGCCCAATTTACTGCACATCGCCGAAAACTCCTCGCGGCTTTCCGCCCTGTCGATGCTTTCAACCGAAGTCCCGATGATTTTTGCGCCCGCGTCTCTGAGACGTCTTGCCAAATTAAGCGGCGTTTGTCCGCCGAACTGCACAATAATTCCGTCGGGTTTTTCGTGGTCGATAATATTCATAACGTCTTCAAAAGTGAGCGAGTCGAAATAAAGTTTGTCCGAAGTGTCGTAGTCGGTCGATACGGTTTCGGGATTGGAATTCACCATAATGCTCTCTATTCCAAGCTCTTTAAGCGCGTAAGCCGCGTGGCAACAGCAATAGTCAAACTCTATCCCCTGCCCTATTCTGTTAGGACCGCCGCCCAAAATCATAACTTTACGGTTTTTGTTTGCGACCGATTCGTTCTCTTTTTCGTAGGTTGCATAGTAATAATGAACTGAGGTTTCATGCTCTGCCGCGCAAGTATCAACCGCTTTATATACGGGAACAACTCCAAGCATTTTGCGGATTTCACGAACAGCTTCTTCCGAAATTTTGTTTGATTTTGCAATTTGCGCGTCCGAGAAGCCCATTTCTTTTGCTTGTGTAAGAAGCGCTTTTCGCTCGTCTTGTCCCATTTCTTTAAGCTTGGGCAAGTTTTTCTCAAAATCAACAATTTCTTTCATGTGATTTAAGAACCATTTGTCAATTTTATTGATTTCGTAAATTTCATCTACCGAAACGCCTCTGCTCATAGCCTCGTAAATATAGAAAATTCTGTCTGCGTAAAGGTCTTTACTGCCCTGCTTGACTTCTTCCAAAGTGCAATCGCCGAGCTTATCGGTTTCAAAGCCTATTCTGCGAATTTCCAAGCCGCGAAGTCCCTTTTGCAAGCTTTCCTTAAACGTTCTGCCGATAGACATAATTTCGCCGACCGCCTTCATTTGAACGCCGAGGCGCGCGTCCGCTTCCGGGAATTTTTCAAACGCAAATCTCGGAATTTTTGTCACAACATAGTCGATTGTCGGCTCTATGGAAGCAGGCGTGCTTTTTGTAATGTCATTTTTAATTTCGTCCAGAGAGTAGCCAACGCTGAGTTTTGCCGCAACTTTTGCAATCGGATAACCCGTCGCCTTACTTGCAAGCGCCGAACTTCTGCTCACGCGCGGGTTCATTTCTATCACAAGCATTCGCCCGTTTTGGGGGTGCACTGCAAACTGCATATTGCTTCCGCCCGTAACGCCCACCTTGCGCATCATTGCAATCGAGGCTTCGCGCATTTTTTTGTATTGCTCCCAATTTAGAGTTTGCGCAGGAGCAACCGTTATGGAGTCGCCCGTGTGAATTCCCATCGGGTCTATGTTTTCAATAGAACAAACCACAATAACTTTGTCATTGTGGTCTCGTATTACTTCAATCTCAAATTCCTGCCATCCCAAAAGCGATTCGTCGATAATAATTTCGCTTATCGGAGACAAATGCAGTCCCTTCGAGGCGACAGTTTCAAATTCTTCGCGGTTATAAACTATGCCGCCGCCCATTCCGCCCATTGTCAAACTTGGACGAACAATGCAGGGAAACCCGAGCTTATCGGCAATCGCCCACGCTTCTTTCATATTATATGCAATTTCGGCGCGCGGATTTTCGAGACCGATTTCTACCATCGCGTCTTTGAACTCGCTTCTGTTTTCAGCAAGTTTAATCGCTCGCTCGTTTGCGCCTATCAATTCTACATTATATTTTTTAAGAACGCCGTTTTCACTGAGAGCCAACGCCACGTTAAGCGCGGTCTGTCCGCCCATTGTAGGCAAGAGGGCGTCGGGACGTTCGCGAGCGATGATTTTTTCAACAACTTCAGGCGTAACCGGCTCAATGTAAGTTCTGTCCGCCATATTCGGGTCGGTCATAATAGTTGCAGGATTTGAATTAACAAGAATAACTTCGTAGCCCTCTTCTCTAAGCGCCTTACACGCCTGAGCGCCCGAGTAATCAAATTCGCACGCCAAACCGATAACAATCGGTCCGCTTCCTATAATCATAATTTTTCGTATATCATTTCTTCTCGGCACAACATCTCCTTTCGTCAATTGTTTTGAACTTTTTTGATTTTTTTCGCGACAAAAATATATTATGCCGCAAATAAAATACATTTTTTTTGACAATTTTCGCAAATTTGCCTTTCAAATGTGATAAAAATCACAAGAGACGCCGCAAAAAGCAACGTCTCTTGAATATCAGACTGAGGTGTTTTTAGTTATTGAAAAACTCGCAAATGCGGAAAGCCGTTGTTTATTGTTGAATTTGTTCCCCAAATCGTTGTGAAATTCCAATTTACAAAAGTTTCACGGTCTTGCATTTGAACGGTGGTTATCGGCGTGCCTTTACCCGTGTCGCTTCGTTCGCTTGTTTCGGTGTTATAAAAAGAATTTACAACTCCTCCCGCACCGCCGTTATTAACTCCTACTAATCCACCGAGATTGCCACTCCCTGTTATATTTCCTGTAGAAAAACTATTGATTATTCTGCCGTGAGTTCCATTTGTTCCCGTAATGCCACCAGTGGCAGGCGACCAATGAGACGTGCTTCCGGATACATTCCCAATTGCGTAAGTGTTTTCTATTCTTCCATCATTAAAACCCACCAATCCACCAGTTGAAGCGCCTGTTATAGTCCCCGTTCCTGCAACGGTTCCTGTAGAATATGAAAACGCAATTAAGCCACTACCTTCATTCCAGCCAACTAATCCGCCAACACTACTTGTCCCGTTTATGTTTGCTTCCGAATAACTGTTCTCAATTCTTCCGTTATTCCAACCGACCAAACCACCAGCACGGCTTGCAGTGCTTCTGATAAGCCCAAAAACATAACAATTGTTAATAGTACCAATGTTATATCCAGCCAATCCGCCAACAATACCTTCCCCTGATATATTAACATCAACAAGTCCGAGATTTTTTACAATTCCCTCTGCTCCGATAAACCCAAATAATCCTTGATAATCATTTGAGCTGTTTATATCAATTCCTCTGATTACATTATTATTGCCGTCAAATGTTCCCCTGAACGGACGATTATTTGCAGATAACGGAGCCCATCTTCCGATAGGCACCCAAACGCCCGACAACTGAATGTCGTTTGCAAGCGAAACTGTTCTGCCTAAGAAATTATTTCCTGCGTTTACTTGGTCTCTGAACGCCGCCAATTCTGCGGCGGTTGATATTGTAATACAATCCGTAAGTATCGGTCGCTTTTCGGAATGAGTGCAATTTTCTCTGGTGCAAATTCTTACTTCTTCGCCGTCTTTATCGCATTCGGGCGGTGTTGTTATTTCCCACAGACCAAATTCGTGAGTAAGCGCATTTATTACTTGTTCGCCGCTTGTTGCGCCGCAAATAGAACAAGTTCTCGCTCTCAAACCGGGCTCAGCGCAAGTAGGAGGCGTTATCACCTCTAAATTACCCCAAGTATGATTAGGGACAGGTATGCTTTCTGTTATAGTATGCTCGCAATTCGCTCTTTGGCAGGCTCTTGTTCTGCTTCCCGCTTCACCGCCGCAAATCGCGACTTTTGTTGTGTCCCACGCGCCTAAATCGTGAGCAAGTTCAGGTATATTTTCTGTTATTGAGTGTTCGCA encodes:
- a CDS encoding DUF1643 domain-containing protein is translated as MNKKYEINEKDGDKVRYVLGNRSNNPLFAIGLNCSTATDEKSDPTLSRIEKLAEKNGFGSFIMLNLYPLRSTKPKNLPTADNDDLIVKNAEVIEKFLKDYSKLSVLACWGANIKKKKYLSKSLNLLLEKMKDKEIDWKAIKLTESKHPHHPIGTSCGELIGFDVEKYIKELGGSK
- the carB gene encoding carbamoyl-phosphate synthase large subunit — encoded protein: MPRRNDIRKIMIIGSGPIVIGLACEFDYSGAQACKALREEGYEVILVNSNPATIMTDPNMADRTYIEPVTPEVVEKIIARERPDALLPTMGGQTALNVALALSENGVLKKYNVELIGANERAIKLAENRSEFKDAMVEIGLENPRAEIAYNMKEAWAIADKLGFPCIVRPSLTMGGMGGGIVYNREEFETVASKGLHLSPISEIIIDESLLGWQEFEIEVIRDHNDKVIVVCSIENIDPMGIHTGDSITVAPAQTLNWEQYKKMREASIAMMRKVGVTGGSNMQFAVHPQNGRMLVIEMNPRVSRSSALASKATGYPIAKVAAKLSVGYSLDEIKNDITKSTPASIEPTIDYVVTKIPRFAFEKFPEADARLGVQMKAVGEIMSIGRTFKESLQKGLRGLEIRRIGFETDKLGDCTLEEVKQGSKDLYADRIFYIYEAMSRGVSVDEIYEINKIDKWFLNHMKEIVDFEKNLPKLKEMGQDERKALLTQAKEMGFSDAQIAKSNKISEEAVREIRKMLGVVPVYKAVDTCAAEHETSVHYYYATYEKENESVANKNRKVMILGGGPNRIGQGIEFDYCCCHAAYALKELGIESIMVNSNPETVSTDYDTSDKLYFDSLTFEDVMNIIDHEKPDGIIVQFGGQTPLNLARRLRDAGAKIIGTSVESIDRAESREEFSAMCSKLGIKQPANGMASTPEEAIEIANRIGYPILLRPSFVLGGRGMRTIYSSDGLDKFVNEAKEAGENRPVLIDKFVQDAIEVDVDAVSDGTDTLICGILEHIEEAGIHSGDSACVLPPHTLPRRIIKEIKEITKKVAAELNVVGLMNIQFAVEGNDIYIIEVNPRASRTVPFVAKATGVAWAKIAAKVMTGVKLKDIPEANEVSMDFFAVKESVLPFNKFPGSDPMLGPEMKSTGEVMGLDKDFGTAYIKAQEGAYNKMPKSGSVFLSVRHTIRRHIVFMAKKIHELGFRIYSTDGTANMLNNNGIPAIPVPKVGMGKPDIVDMIKENKFDLLINIPEGQRALSDSKPIRTAAILQKTPYITTIEAAQAAVAGMDSLAKQDYSVKTIQEYVKEMTSVAKS